From the genome of Chelonia mydas isolate rCheMyd1 chromosome 2, rCheMyd1.pri.v2, whole genome shotgun sequence, one region includes:
- the LOC102932347 gene encoding 60S ribosomal protein L8-like, whose amino-acid sequence LIYLPSIVCCLEEKPGDGGKLARASGNYATVISHYLETKKTCVKLPSGSEKVISSANRAVRGIVAGGGRIDKPILKAGHAYHKYKAKRNCWPHVRGVAMNPIEHPFGDGNHQHIGKPSTIRRDAPAGRKVSLIAARRTGRLHGTKTVQEKEN is encoded by the coding sequence ctaatatatctgccttccatTGTCTGTTGCCTTGAAGAAAAGCCTGGTGACGGTGGCAAATTGGCCCGTGCTTCTGGAAACTATGCCACAGTTATCTCCCACTATCTTGAAACTAAGAAAACCTGCGTGAAGCTGCCTTCTGGTTCTGAGAAGGTGATCTCTTCTGCAAACAGAGCTGTTCGTGGCATTGTTGCTGGTGGAGGTCGTATTGACAAGCCTATCCTAAAGGCAGGTCATGCCTATCACAAATACAAGGCAAAGCGAAACTGCTGGCCACATGTCCGTGGTGTGGCTATGAATCCTATAGAACATCCCTTTGGTGATGGTAACCATCAACATATTGGTAAGCCTTCAACCATCAGGAGAGATGCTCCAGCTGGTCGCAAGGTCAGTCTCATTGCTGCCCGTCGTACTGGTAGACTGCATGGAACCAAGACTGTGCAGGAGAAGGAGAACTAA